The window TATCTTTTGATCCCTCAAAATTCTTTGGTTTTCCTGCAAATCATGTTGACAAGAAATTGTAGTTTGAAATAAGGGCGGGCAATGGAGCCGAGAAAACCAAGCACACAACCATACTAAACTGACGCTCCGTTTTGGTGGCATATGCTGCCTCCTCGGACTGTACAAGGTGTCTCAAAGGCTCGAAACCAAAAACACACATGCTCAACAGCTCAAGAAaacagaatatatatatatatatatatatatatatatatatatatatataacaccgATAACTCAAGCTTGTCACgcgtttctttttcttttttttcatgcaaGTATTAAGCCATCCATCAAGCATCCAAATATTTACAAACATCGCACTAATATTGCAAGAGCTCTGCAGTGATTCCTCTCAAAGAAACTTGGAGGATCGGTGCGTGATCAAAAGACAAATATTATAACGAATCACTCTAAACTGCAAACTATCGACTCCGCCAGGAGGAAACAGATTTTGGGACCAGTGAGATGGCATTTGAGGCAGATTCTAACCTGCACCAGAAGTTTAGTGAATCCGTTAACTTTTCAGATGAAAATAAGCAAGCAGACATTCAAAATAGTCAGCAAAAGAACATTGATAGATACGAGGGGGGAGGGGGCGGGAGGGAGAGACGAGAGAGCACCTTGAGATTTCTTCGACGGCCTTCATAACTTCAGTAGAACTTGTTTCCAGCACTTGACCTCCAAAAATGATCTCATCCAATACGGTATGCATCTGTGAAAGAAGAAGATAGTTACCATAAACATATATTGACATTTGGTTTACATAAATGATCATTTTTCAGTAATGACGAGATATTAATCATATATCGACAGCACAACGATGACATAACGACAATACAACGAGGATATAATGACGACATAATAAACACTCATCACTTCTGCAACAAAATGTCAAAATATGTTTATTGTGGCTAATTGcccaaaaaataattgaagCACAGTTTGAGGGAAATGGTTTCACGAATCAAAGATCACAAACATTTTATTCAGCTACATCTCCTAAACAATAATGAAGTAATCTAACACCCACTCTTTTACGCGAAGTATCAAAGTACATGCAACAAATCACAAGTAAACAATAGTCACGCCAAAACAAAGGGAGTAATTTACCTTGCTGTAATTGAGGACCACATCAAGCTCGCATACATTTTTGAAGCATTTGTCCAATGTTTCCACAAAAACTGAAATAATGAGAATCGAAGTAAGCTAATCATTGCCATGTTCGGTTTGAATATAGGGAGGGCGTGAAAGCTTAGTCTATTGTTCAAGTCAGGACCATATACACAGTAATCCCCATTTCTCATCGAGTCGTGACAAATTAACTGTAACCATAAGGTCTCTGCAAGAAAATTCTCTCCTATTGAACACATTGCATTTCCAATTAGCAATAAACATCTCGAAATTTCAATTTCCAACAATAAAAAGCTTTCCCCTTCTGATTTCAACTAAAATTGCAAGCAATCAATTTGAGAATTCACTACTAGCCAAATGTGCGGTAAATTGTAAATTCGAAACTTTGCAATTCGGTAGCAGCTCTATAAATAGGGATAACGCTAGGTACCTTGAATGAGGTCGAGCATGGCAAGCTCGTTTTCAGAACTATCGAATACAAAGACGAAGTACAAAGTTGCAAAGTGCTTGTACACAAGGCGAGTATCCTGCACAAGAACAAAAAATGATTCATACACAATTTGAGTAATCATTG of the Pyrus communis chromosome 1, drPyrComm1.1, whole genome shotgun sequence genome contains:
- the LOC137740913 gene encoding AP-3 complex subunit sigma-like, whose translation is MIRSVMVINTQGKPRLAKFYEFQPAEKQQELIRSVYGVLSSRAENVSNFVDAESIFGPDTRLVYKHFATLYFVFVFDSSENELAMLDLIQVFVETLDKCFKNVCELDVVLNYSKMHTVLDEIIFGGQVLETSSTEVMKAVEEISRLESASNAISLVPKSVSSWRSR